The genomic DNA TATGCACAGAAATAGCAAAAGTTTGTATTAATTGATGATGATACATTAATGTCATTTAAGATGTGGTGATACACAAAGATAATTGGATTAATGagtaaaatacagaatttaagCCCTAAGATCTAACAGATGTGACATGGTGCCTTATCTGATGAGTGTAAGTGGAATCTCTCATGAGATTGGAGAACATGGTACTTTGTCCTGCATAATcttccattcccatcccaacCACACAGCCATAATCATAAGTCATTCACGACAAAAATCAATGATCTTAGTTTTTCTGACAGCTTCTGTTCACTGTTCCTAGGAACTAGTTTTTATCTTTTCTCAAGAGGGTATTTAGAATTTAAGCTCCCTCTCTCTACTTGTTTATGTACAGTGCTGTTCATCTGCCAAATGACCACGGTGCCAAGTTCCAGCTTGGCATTTGTGGAACATATTCCTTTCAGCCCTTTGAGAATGCATGCTTTGGCCTTTCCAAAGCCAGGGAATTGTCAACACTTATGAAGTGGCATGGCCTAGGCTGAAATGGGCAGAAAAGTTACCAGCCTCTGTCTCACTTTCTTGTGCCTACAATGTGACACAAACTACAGGTTATTGATGAtagcttttgaaagaaaaaatatgaggGGAGACTTCTcttttgtgattctgtgtttcaaTAAAATTTCTCTAATTGCATGGGTAGAACAATAAAATTTTGTAGTACATATTATATCTTATAGCAGACTgttacaagaaaagaaaaaatgtgcaTCAGCAGGCCAGGCTTGTGAAAGATTGTGTAATTTTGCTCCAGTAAAAGTGGCTTTTTGCAATCCATTATATGGTAACTCAATATAAAGTCAACAGACCCATTTACAAAATGGGAGTCCTTACTGTAGTCACTTTCCAAACAAGGTACCTGATCAAAAGCATTTGCTATCAATTCTGCTAACTGACAGCTTCTTACAGCCTTTCATTGTGTTACCTGGAGGCAAGCTGAGGACAACCAGCATCACTgagaaaatattgatttttctaGGATATCCTGTCTTTGTTCTGCAAATAgtgaatagatacagaatagAGTTTATGCCATGGTGAGAAGAAAATGTTGTGATTAAGTTTGGGATCTTTGTTCTCTTAACCTTTCAAGTACTCAATTTTTGcaggttaaaagaaaaatatagaacACTGTTAAAACACAGCAATAGGTCATGTTGTAACTTTGTAAATCTGGCCAGCATTCTTCCATTACAGAATGAGAAGATGAATAAACACACAGGTCTTAGCCAGACAGAGGCTTTAAATCTATTAATCCATCTTTATGTGCCTAGCTTTTGCACATCCTCCTTTGGAACAGAATAGTCAGTCTGTTAGGTCTCTGAGCACCAGCTTTTTACATGTGTGCTGCCAAGTGAATCTCATGCTTTCTTGTAAATTAATAATAGTGAGAAACAGGGCAAGACGAACCACAGCAAACATCTATTAGGATTAGACAACCTTGCAGCTGCTCAATAAGAAGTGAAAACTTGTTGGTCAGAGCTAGAATAGTTAGGACAAGGAGCTGTTGCTGAGCTGCCAAAGTGTGACATACTTCTTTAGAGTACAGAGGATAGGGACAGGGAGTTGATTTTGCTGGAGGTGTTTTCCAGTAATAAGCGTGGGATGGTCATCTTAACTCCATGTCTGTTGAACTGTCCTAGGCTGCCTCCAGCTCACTCCCACCCACTTGTTCTTGTCTGCACCAGGTGTGCTGTCCAGATGCACAGCACCACAGCCCTTCTCCACTTGGATGCTGGTAGGCCTCTGGGAGAGTCTTTATCTGGTGCAGTACAAAGGTAAGCTCACACCTGCCAGGACAGCTCTTTCCACATGCATTCACAGGGTCTTCAGCCGTTGCTGGACTGAAGAGCCCATGTTTAATCCCCCTTGAAAAACAACTATAATGTTGTTctacagcaaataaaaaaggTGTGCGTACTTTGGTCACAACATCGAGCCAGAAGGAAAGAATAAGGTTCTCGTGCAAGAGTCTGACTCCACCATCACAGCACAGAGTGTTCAGTGATTCTCCCAGTGCCCATCTCTAGTCAAGAAAAGGGCTTGAGTCTCAGATGCAGCACAATCACCTGAGCAGTCTGGGAATTGCATCTGGCAACACTGTCCATAGTCTCCTGGATGCTGCCAATTCATACGATCTTAACAACATTTGCCATCTTACAATATCATGAATTAACTACCCTAAGAATTGTCTGTAGCTACTGTGTGACAACTTCTATGCTGCAGTGACCTCCTCTCTTGGGTGATATTTTATCTCCTGCATAAATTTTACAAAGTCCCCAATAATTACCAACagttttggttggatttttatTCCCACTGGAAAACATGTGACATATTTAGTCCCTCAGAGGCTCTCATTCCATGCTTCCCTGCTGAGATggattttttctgaaatttttattcCAGAATTGGAGTAGAGTAGGAACGTAGTTCTCAGTGTATCATATAACATTTGGCTAATGCTCTGGGGCTATTTCTGGTAACTGCAACAGGAGTtacagggctgggctggctaGGTCTATTATATGTTCTAATGAAATAATTAGTAGTCTGATGCAGTCTACAGGAATAACAGAGATTTGGATCCTTTCACCTCATTTGGGGCATATATATTAAAGAATGAACTCCGTGCTTAAGAGAGATTACACAGGGATTATGAAATGTAGAAATGGTAGCTGCAAAAAGCAGTATTATTCAGCAGCAGATTACTGTCATTTTACTGCATGCTTATGAAAACTGGAGTTTCTAGCTAAACCCAGACTTCATTAGTGTGTAAATATTAGCCTATGTAGAAATAGagcatttcagtttaaaaaaagtggaaaagcaTTTATCAACTCATTtgaaatttatataatttacaCAGTGTCCTGAAGCTGTCTGTACTTTCTTCAGAAATACCAGATTTAGAGAGGCCCTTGCACTTGGCCAGCTATCCAATGAGTAAGACAAACCAATGAAGGTAGTGGATAACTGATGTATGGATGGTCAAAACATGCTATTCATCCATGATGGGAAAAGAAATGTGTTAAGGCAGAGGCGTATCATATATGACTTTTTTCAAATGAGCtcacaaaagaacaaaacatgcCCATAGACTCACAAATGAATGATTACATTTATTCCACTTGTGGCTTGGGAATTATGGATTTACCTGTTCTCTTGATGCTGTTTGGCAAAAAATCTGCGGCAGTCTATTGATTAGTTTATCCTGCATCAACTTGGGAGTAATTAATTGTAGTCTGCATAATTCAAATTGAATTATACAGATAGGTGTGAGAGATCCTGCCCCAAAACAGGCAACTGAAAAACACCACTAGAATcctctgatttattttaaaatgtgaagaaTTTTAGGGCAAACAAAACTAAATCCAAGgagtaaaacaaaacataaagtAAGGTTTTTGACTgggaaaatgaaacaagaaGATAAATCTTCAAtggaatatttatttcttttttgatcTCACAAAAGGAGATCACACAGGGTAGAGAATATTTAACCACgaagacagcagaaaaaaatgcactaTTCCACTAAAGCCATAAAGAAGCTGCAGTCACCTAGGCAGAAccaaaaaagcactgaaaatacTGGCCCTGATAAAAAGCATTCTAAGAAAAGGACTGGGAAATATGTTTCATAGTTCTGTGataatttattttgatattGGGAGTGAAAATATCATTGTTTTTAGgaatcttctttttcttcacttgAGTATGTTTATGGTAAAACAAGTCAGAATTTAATATACTTTGAAGATAAATCACTTCTGGATGTGTAAATCAGTAAAGTAAATCACCTCTGGATGTTTTCAGagcaaaaaaaatttccatcttAATCTTCTTAaatttctctctattttttaCTGCCTTTTCCTGAGGCTGCTTACTCTGCACATATTAGAGAGAAGGAtaacaaagcattttaaatagGCAAGATCTCTGTGTGTCTCCTTAGAAGGGAGCTTCTTTTTCTGggtggtatttttttttaattctgttttctgacTAAGGAGTGTTCACCAGCAGGAAGGAGTTAAACAATACCCAAACAACTCAGGAGCTGTGTGTCAGTCAGAGCTAATGGGCTAATCTTGAGGCAGAAACAATAAGAGGCTTCAGAAAGAGGGAAGTCTTTCTGGCATTTATTTAACTTCTCTGTATTTACCAATGGAGAATGACTGGACCTTAATAAATTGTTAATAAATACAAATGGTTAATTGTGTGGTAAAATCAAAACTTGTACAAAAGAAGGCAAATATGTTTCAGAAGGTCCAGCTTCTGCATCTTCAACATGAGATCTCAAGCTCTGTGGCTCCACAACAGGACAGGGTGGTAGTCTGTGAGTGGCATTTGACACATAACTAAATAgtcctgaaaataatttttaaaatggcagATAAGGGAGAGAAGGCTCTTTTTTTAGATAACTTTGCTACTATTGTCATGCTTAAGGTCCTTAGCCACATAGGAAAGGTAGTGGTTAAGAGTAGATGTAACAGGAATCTGTTCTCAAAACAGAAACTGGCTATAGAATGGCAAAATGAGTTGAGAGTGGTGCTGAATTTCTACTCAATCATAAGCAAGGTTTTACATGTATTCTTTATGCTATGCAAggctggattttcttttctcatttttgccTTCTCTTGTGGTATGAAATAGCTTCTCATAACATAACTTGAGTGTCCTAAGTCTGCCACATTTATAATTTGCTGCCACAcactatgattttttttcttttgaaaaagaaattggtAACTTAGCTTCAGTTTACATTATTGTCTTTGCCCAATTTACAGACTTACATATGATACCACAGACTCACAAGTCAGCCTTTACTGGAAGAGTAAAATGACTCAGTTTGGGCCTGGGAGCCAGAGAGCTAAATATAATACCCAGCATTAGAGCCTGGTacagctgggggaaaaaaatccatttgggGACTTATAAAAGGTCAGTTTGGAACAGAGGTGCCTGGGGTGGAGAAATACTTGTCCTGACAACTAACTTCATTCTGTTCCTATTTGAGAAgtgtcacagcagagctgctggggacagaagaAAGTATAGGAAAGTaagacagggagagaaaaaaatggacaTAGAAAAGGTTTGAGCTGGTTATTCCAAAAATTAGTGCAGGATGTATGCTATTAAGTATCCATTTCTGTGGGAAAGTGGTGTTGTGGCACTGTAAATATCTTGTTGAATGTGTACAAACTCAGCAGGCTCTGTGCAAATTCTTTATTGAAACAACGATCAATGTACAAGCTACATCACATTTCATTTTGCCACTTCAGCATGAACTTTTCTCTTTGTGGTTTACGGCTGTGAGCTATAAAATCATAACAGTTATTTAAATCAAAATACAGCAACTGCTTCTCAAAAGAACACATTCATGTTTGTCTTACATTTCTTGTAAAATCAAAAAGGATTTcataataaatgaaatataacTTACGAGACTTTAGTGCAAGCATTTCCTTTGCATCTAAGAAGCTTTCAGTTGTCCCACTAAATATGGCATACTTAAGAGGCCAATTCTTAAAATAGCATGCTGCCAAGATATCCCATGAGAACTTTGAAAATCTGACACTGTTAACACTTTCTAGAATTAGTTAATCTGACCAAACTGAAAGTCAGAAAGCCCTGGTTATATGTTACAGTACTTTTGTCAAAAGGTAACTGCAAATCAAGGAACTGACATAGTATCTACATTAGAATAAAACAGgcactgattaaaaaaaaatcaacatctGCCTGTATATGCCATTTTGCAAGTCTTATGATTATACAGTAATTTTTAAGCACAGGAGTGTACTTCTGTGCCTTACCAAGTACCAACAAACCTGCAGAAAATGCTGGTCTATGGGTTctcttaaattttttatatgacagacaaaaaaaaaccctgaaggaTAGGTTTCATCAGAAACATGCTCGAAtcagagaacaaaaaaagaatcagcaggaaaaaaatgctgctcaaaaagaaaatgttgagaAAATAGATAGTGAATACTATGTTTAAGTGGACTGATTAGTATAGTCTTACATTTACTGAAAAAAGAATAGTAAGTATGAAATTCAAATCCAATTGATTTCTTCTGCTGCAGAAATCTAGCCATCTTTCATGAAGTTTGGCAAAATTGTTTGAAAATGGTGTAAATATAATTGTGCAAATCTCTTTTCCTTATTAAGCCTGGCTTGGTGTTCCTTTGCTTTTAGAATGCAATTTCAGTTGGACTGGATTTTCCAGATTCTGAGTGTTTTAAGAACCATTACTGTTTGGTGGTacaataaatagaaaaatgtaaCGAAAAGTGTGCATAGTCCAATGATGGGAACAGATTAATGCCCCTGAAGTGCTTAAGGTGCATGAAAATATAGAAGAATGCAAACACTAATTTTTTCTTAGAGTCattattaattttatgtttGGTAATTGTGTTTTTGGACCATAAAATAGCCATTTGCTAAGAAATACTGCAAGACACAATTGCATACTTTATAATAGCACAGCTGGAAAGTTTGGAACAGGAAAGACAGGTTTGGGTCTTGCTTCCCATCTGTCTTCCACAAAGGAAGTTCCTGAAAGTGTATAAAAAGCTTTAGGCTTAGATGTGTCATATAATGGGTGCATAAGACACTGAGCAGCAGacacaaaaccaccaaaaaaccacagaaaccaGAACCATCGGTTCTGtataaaatctgtattttcttcaGCTACAGTGCTTTTTAGTTCTTATTCTGATAATAACACAAAGCTAAATGTCCAGATTGGTTGGAGCAGTCCTACCTATGAACTGTTATCTCTGAGTGACTCCAGCTCTAGAAAATTTAGGGTTCCCTGTGACCTTGCAACAGCAGGAATCCAGCCCTCTGTGTATTGCATGGATCTAATCCAAGTACTGGTGCTTCTATGTGGTTTGCAATGTGCGTTTGTGTGTACTTCAAACTTGCCCTTTGTGGGCAGCCTCTAGGGAAAAACATCATTTGTATCTTCAAGGAAGTTTACACAGTGATACTGAAGAAATCCACGGGGATTGTTTGCTCTCAAATGTTtctcaataaataaataataaaagaggCTGGAGGACAGCCTGAGAGTACTAGTCAGGGTCAGAACACTATAGAAATACATGAAGGGGTCTGATCTCTACAGTAAAAATTTCATAATctaaaaagattaaaattaaagtactgtaataaatatttttaaaacttaaaaaaagtgtaatttaaaagttatttttatgctttcaaGGAGAATATCCTTGCTTATCTGTGCAATCTTAGTTGGGCACCAGATAGGTAATTGAAGAATCCATGGGCATCGTTTGTAAATGCTGGACAGGCAGAAACATCAAAGTACCTCTTCTCAGGATGTTAAGGTGAATTGAAGGAGTTTAGTGCAAgttcttgcttttgtttctgccCTTGTCCTTTTTCATATCAGAAGCAAATCAAGTAACTTGAAAAACTGATGTGAACACTAAACAGAAATGTCCTTTGGATTCAGACAAGAAGTTAAGAGTTTGCATCATACTACTGTCAATCACACTGGTCAGAAGTGAGGTTCTTTATGGTATTCTTTTAAACTAACTTCTGTCTTACATTTATATTGCTTTGCTGGAACTCAAATATTTCAAGTCACATTCCTAATGGGGCTTTGCCCTTGCATGTTTCCTTTTGGGCATGTGCAAATACATTTTGTGTAGAAACCTGCCACTGTGGTAAGCACAAAAAAATGAGACATTTGAATGCTGCCATTTCTCAAAAATTGGTTGTAAAATCTGAAGTCCATTattaaacatgtatttttttaagtaacCACAGAAAGATAAATATGGAGCCATCTCTGCATCACCTATGTAAGTCATGGGGTATTCCTGTATTGCACTGCTGGTGAGGCTCTGCACTTTAACATAAGGAAGTTGACACAAGACCTCAGTTCATTATAAAGGGTTCTTTTATCTACCTGCTACACTGACTTTGTCTGATCTTGATTACCTCTGCAGTTAATATAACTGATTGCCTCCAACAGACACCTTATGGAGATGAGGCTGCTTTGTTAAAATGTCCAGAAAGCCATCCATGCATCATCTCCCCACAGACCTAAGAGACTTCTTTTTCTACAGTATACCTGAGTCCAGATTTATTTTAAGTATATTTCTACTACAATCCTTCTTAAACACTATAAGGTGATAGTTTGTTCATTAGTGTCAAACTAAATGTGTCAGGTAATTAAGTAATATGCTATTAACCCTACACAAACTCCTTGTAAGTGATTTCTTTCCAGACTCACTTCAGAGAAGGTACTTTTTATTGTCTTTCTGCAAGAGAAATGATTACTTCCCTTCCACTCCTGGCATTGCCTGGCAGAGATGTTGATCCTTTTTAATGCCACAATTGCTATGATCATTAAAGCTTTACTGGGGTAGAGTCACTCAAGAAGTGAACATCCTACATGTAGGAGGTTCCCGAAATCTCAATGCAATTATATCACATTTAACAGTTTGCATGATGGTCTTTGCAATTTTATAGGacacttgattatttttttttcagtttggatGAAACTCTCAAATTGATGCTTATATATGAATTTAGGATTGATCTTCAGAATACCAAAATTAAGAAGCCAAATAAAAGGGTAATTTGCCATTTCAGCCTTGTTATCAACTGATTACTGGCATTTGCAGGACTGTTATGGAACCTGCATATCTTCTGGTAAGGTAGTACATAGTTACTGCTTCCACATTACTTCAAAACAAGACATCTTACATATTTGCAGTTGTTTGCCATATAGACTTCTGGCAACATAGAAAATGCTCAAATGTATGCAAAAAacccctgcagagctgttgaACTGCAACTTTCTGATGGCTTTCCAATCTGTAATATACACCTCAAAGTTGTTTCTTCATGCAAAACAAATGATTGTTGGCATCTCCATTCcatgaaaaagggaaaactatTTCCCATGTGGCTAAGCAGTGTGGTCTCAAATGAAATGGaaacatttaaattttctttaatagcCCTCTAAATCACAATGCAGCTGAGCAAACAGGCTTTGTAAATGGGATCTATTAGGATTTTATTTGGCTACTGGAGTGCTGCCTCTTGGGCAATATTTCAAATTCACAagttaatatttgcaaaaaatgGAATAGATGGAAATAACAAGAGTGAAGGAGGGAAATGGAAACCAGTTTTATGTTTAGTATGTTCAAGTGTCCTACTCCAAAGACTACCAGTGACTTCCAGGAGCCACTACAGGTGACTCCAACCTAGAAAATGCTGAGGTAAATGTTTCTTGGAAATACTCCTAATCAAAAAGAGCAATTAATATTAATGTAATAGCAATTACTCTGCCATACATCATGGTAAACTAAACTCAAACTGAGAAGAAAGTGCCAAATAATCCACATACATGCTTTTGCTATGATAGTCTCCAGGTAAGGCTTAGCGGCAAGTacaatatgtatttttaaaagagctCCACCTGATTTTCCTGCTATGCATAGATTCAGGAGTAACTATCATACATGGCTTTCATATATAACACATGTATTTTTGTCATTTGCCAATGCTGTGTCATCAGAACTGAGTTCAGCAGAAGGCTCAGGAGGGGGCTCCGCAGGAAGTGCTGGTGTTTGAGGAGTGTCTTCTTCCTTGGTGTCCAACTGCATGCTTTCCTGTGACTGACCATCCATGCAGTCCTTTTTGGACAATGGGTGAACTGACACTTTTATTGCAATCTGTTGAGGTGGCTCATGCAGTGACGATGCGTCCGAGTCACCTGTGGGAGATTCACTGCGCGCCAAAGCATTTGGGATCATGTAAAGCTCGTCTGTTTCAGTGGTCTCCTGGCCTTCTGCCGCCTGCCGTACAAAATTCTGTCCTTGCTCCTCCAGACCGACAACCTCCATAATTTCTTCCATTATAGTCCTGCAGTTCATGATGAGAGGTGGCAAAGGTACACTCCGAGCAAGCTCTTCAATATAGCGGGCAAACTCCATGGTCTTGAACTGGGTTACTTTGGCAAGCTCAAGCGTTTTGGCTGATGTGATAATTGGGATACGCTTTGCAATCTCAAAGGCCTTCTGAAGTTTCTCTGCCCCTTCTGTTCGGAAGAATTCATTGATTGCTTTCTCGGTTTTCTTCAGATGACTGCTCATCATACATAACCGAGTAATGTTCAGTATCATAACAATGGTAAAAGCGACAAGGCAGACAATCATGTAATAGATTCCCATATCTCCAGAGGTAAAAACAAccctcagtgtcacagtgtTGTTAACGCTGCCATACGTGTTAGATGCCACACACGTGTATTTACCTCTGTCTTCAAATGACACGCGGGTAATGTTTAGTAGCCCGTTGTCAAGAAACCACCATTTTCCTGTTGGAGAGGAAACAGAGTAACTTAGAAGTATTTTGTCATATGATCAGCATAGTCTTAAATATCAGCTTTATCAAACTCGCTTCAGgttttggaagaaggaaatTATGTTCACAGGAAGACAAATAATTTACCTTCATAAAGGCCTGCAATCTTAGCTGCATTACTACTACTGTCAAATCCCTGACATCAACTTTGGATAGTCAGAGCATGCCCTAAAAGGGTCTCAGAAAATGCTAATATGCATCTCTCTCAATCTTGTGGTCAGTTAGGCTACAAAGATAGGACTACTCCAGAGAGCCTCCCAAACACAAGTCACACTTCCTCAAATAAGTGAATTGAAGGAGTTGAATCCTTCAACAAGGATCAACGGGATTGTGAGGCAGAAAAACCTACTTAAACCctccttgttttgtttcctgacAATGCATTTGCTTacaattggggtttttttggtgttttgttacAGTACCTCATATAATTCTGTTAATGTAAACTTTAAAACCCCTAAGATGTTAGACATCATACACTACACTGCCTACCCTCTGAGGTGTTGAGAAACTGATTTTTAAGTATAATTTTAAAGAGGTGGAAGTAGGATAGGAGGAGTAAAATAGATGGAAAGGAGAAGAGCGGTGACAGGGAATGCCTTGTTGGTACACCACAACAGAACTTCTTTTACctttaaaagtaatttctatCAGTGTAATATAATTGATAACTTGGTCTGCTGCATGGAAATATACATTTCACCTACATGCACACTTGATATTCTTTGAACCTGGCACAGCAGAACAGTTTAGGTATGAAACTGCATTTGAAACAACCTGTTTCAAATAACTCATCGCTCCTGTCACTGCTAAAGTGATTCAAGATTAACCCAGTTACTGTATTTGCCACTTAATTAATTGGTAATGAATTAAGATTTTTAGTTCCTCAAAGATTTCTAGTTAAACATGGCTTACCCAAATTGTTTCACATTATCTCCAGTAGAAGCCTACGTATAAAGTAATCCCAAAAGATCCCTGCCTCCGTTCATGTGTACAGACAGCTCTTAATTACGTCTTTTTATCCTCTTAGAAGTTTTAACTTAaatgaaacaatattttttttttttaccctagCATATTTCTTGAAAAGAGCTGAATCATTTTgcctgaaatttaaaaatgaagacTAAATAAAAGCTTGGTCTAAATCAGACCTTCACATAAAAAAATACCCCAGTCTGCTAAATTTAGGCAAATTCAGAGGAATACTCCTTTACAGAGGAAATATTAGAATCTGTAACAGATGACACTTCTTCCTCCACCTCCAGTACAACAAAAAATGCAGAGTATTTGCTGCTCAGTATTTCTTTGAATTTGAATGCTGGTCCTTTTTTGCAAATTAGATTTCAATTAATTGTGAAATAACAAGATGCCTTGTGATGTATCCTGGCTCCAGCTGTTATAAATGACATAATGGCATTGAACTCAGTGACTGGGTCTATGCCAGTGGATCCTGACAGACATATTGACCCACACAAGAAAACAATGATTCAAAAAGGTATCATTGCTGGGTTTTGATAACAATTCAATGCCATGCTTAACACCACAAAGAAAGCTCTCAAGCTAGGAAACATTTCTTACAGAAAGACAGTCTCTTAAAGGAGGTATTGCACTGTTGAAATTCTAAGTTAAAGTGAAGTTGTCTTAATACTACATCTGTACTTTTTACTGATTTGTTCGAAGTTTTTGCTCATCTGCCTAAATGTTTGGTTTAGCTACCTCTCTCAGCTGACTACA from Ammospiza nelsoni isolate bAmmNel1 chromosome 4, bAmmNel1.pri, whole genome shotgun sequence includes the following:
- the MFAP3L gene encoding microfibrillar-associated protein 3-like, encoding MDILNSRHSLYFLPTTRLVILLAALSTAEDVSNSTLNRTDTHPGAAPLVTSRIDHIIVREGSSALIDCNVQGTPSPRYRWYNSNGRLLQEEENKGKWWFLDNGLLNITRVSFEDRGKYTCVASNTYGSVNNTVTLRVVFTSGDMGIYYMIVCLVAFTIVMILNITRLCMMSSHLKKTEKAINEFFRTEGAEKLQKAFEIAKRIPIITSAKTLELAKVTQFKTMEFARYIEELARSVPLPPLIMNCRTIMEEIMEVVGLEEQGQNFVRQAAEGQETTETDELYMIPNALARSESPTGDSDASSLHEPPQQIAIKVSVHPLSKKDCMDGQSQESMQLDTKEEDTPQTPALPAEPPPEPSAELSSDDTALANDKNTCVIYESHV